A single region of the Plasmodium chabaudi chabaudi strain AS genome assembly, chromosome: 3 genome encodes:
- a CDS encoding protein MAK16, putative has product MYNDSVTWEILGQGKCSFKKKTEQQMFCLNDYNVTGLCTKVNCPLSNSVYGTVILDKGEIYLYLKCPERAHLPSELWSKISLTLNKKESFNIIYKEMKHTHNIKQIKKCMKRYIRIKEILKRSRKLVLQKQLKLVPIKKKTERRDRTRENKALKAANILNNVEAELINRLNTGVYGNLYKFLTPKKKIKNKESELAKIFSEIEVSNVGKKKKKQLGEEMEEIEEEDDEEEDEEDDEEEDDEDEDEDDEDEDDDEDDDDEEDDEEDDEEDDEEDDEDDDDDDDDDDEEEDDDDDDDEEEEEDDDEEQFKDEKLMKKGKKKKKKYVKEYVDNEYIKKLQESGQISDGDETEDIDGNYPKRAKKRNNGNKKKKIRIAYENE; this is encoded by the exons ATGTATAATGATTCAGTTACTTGGGAAATATTAGGGCAAGGGAAATGTTCCttcaaaaagaaaacagAACAGCAAATGTTTTGTTTAAATGATTATAATGTTACAGGTTTATGTACAAAAGTAAATTGCCCATTAAGTAATAGTGTATATGGTACTGTAATATTAGATAAAggtgaaatatatttatatttaaaatgccCAGAACGAGCACATTTACCTAGTGAGTTATGGAGTAAGATATCTCTtactttaaataaaaaggaatcctttaatattatttataaagaaatgaaacatacacataatattaaacaaattaaaaaatgcatgAAAAGGTATATACGAATCaaagaaattttaaaaagaagTAGGAAACTTGTTTTAcaaaaacaattaaaattagttccaataaaaaagaaaacagaAAGAAGAGATAGAACAAGAGAAAATAAAGCATTGAAAGCTGccaatattttaaataatgtcGAAGCTGAATTAATAAATCGACTAAATACAGGGGTTTATGGAAatctttataaatttttaaccccaaaaaaaaaaataaaaaataaggaGTCTGAATTGGCTAAGATATTTTCTGAAATTGAAGTGAGTAATGTgggaaagaaaaagaagaagCAGCTTGGAGAGGAGATGGAGGAAATAGAAGAGGAGGACGACGAGGAAGAGGATGAAGAGGATGATGAAGAAGAGGATGATGAGGATGAGGACGAAGATGATGAGGACGAGgatgatgatgaagatGATGATGACGAGGAGGATGACGAGGAGGATGACGAGGAGGATGACGAGGAGGATGATGAAGATGATGATGACGACGACGATGATGATGACGAAGAAGAGGACGATGACGACGACGACGATGAAGAAGAGGAAGAAGACGATGATGAGGAACAGTTTAAGGACGAAAAACTGATGAAGAAAgggaaaaagaaaaaaaaaaaatatgtaaaagaATATGTCGATAAtgagtatataaaaaaactacAAGAATCGGGTCAAATATCGGATGGAGATGAAACAGAAGATATAGATGGCAATTACCCGAAGCGCgcaaaaaaaaggaataatGGAAACA aaaagaaaaagatcCGAATAGCTTACGAGAACGAATAG